In Agromyces archimandritae, one genomic interval encodes:
- a CDS encoding VOC family protein, with the protein MPLLDHIGITVEDLPASAAQWDPVMREVGLTSRHDADDGVSWSADDGSEIILYAPRETGTGPHRHGRVGWQHLAFDVPSREAVDRLHGIAVGAGWTAVRDPKPYPRYNERYYASFIEDENGIRLEFMFNPPREA; encoded by the coding sequence ATGCCCCTCCTCGATCACATCGGCATCACCGTGGAAGACCTGCCCGCCTCGGCCGCCCAGTGGGACCCGGTCATGCGCGAAGTCGGCCTGACGAGCCGGCACGACGCCGACGACGGCGTGTCGTGGTCCGCCGACGACGGGTCCGAGATCATCCTCTACGCGCCCCGCGAGACCGGCACGGGCCCGCACCGGCACGGCCGCGTCGGCTGGCAGCACCTCGCGTTCGACGTGCCCTCGCGCGAGGCCGTCGACCGGCTGCACGGGATCGCCGTCGGCGCCGGGTGGACGGCGGTGCGCGACCCGAAGCCCTACCCGCGCTACAACGAGCGCTACTACGCCTCGTTCATCGAGGACGAGAACGGCATCCGTCTCGAGTTCATGTTCAACCCGCCGCGGGAGGCGTGA
- a CDS encoding AMP-binding protein, with amino-acid sequence MSEAAARYRAEWARSHDDREAFWLDAAAALDWESAPTVALAQDAGRWSWFPDGRLNLSVNALDRHVDAGRGEQTALIFDSAMTGTQERVSYRELRERTARFAGVLRAHGVGRGDRVVVYLPMIPEAIVAMLACARIGAVHSVVFGGFGATELAARIEDAGARVVVTASGGLEPARPIDYVAIVSEALETAKTVDTVIVKARPGFPPAPAGEPGGASWVDWEAAVAGAEPADPVAVASTDPLYILYTSGTTGSPKGVVRDTGGYGAALAWSMRNIYGIGAGEVFWTASDVGWVVGHSYIVYAPLLVGATTVLYEGKPVGTPDAGAFWRVVDEHRVSVMFTAPTAIRAIRRLDPELALLGGRTTSLRALFLAGERADPETLRWIETGLDVPVVDHWWQTETGWPIAANPLGLGALPAKPGSATVPMPGYRIAVLDAAGREVPAGTEGNIAIELPLPPGTLTDIWGGGGRFADAYLSTFPGYYATGDSGRLDDDGYLSVMGRTDDVINVAGHRLSTGALEEVLAKHDAVAECAVIGVKDELKGQRAVGFVTLTAAGAGEQVGEELVALVRRHIGPVAAFRDVVLVERLPKTRSGKILRKTLRQIMDGEPYRVPATIEDPDVIDAVIQTLGERIADAPAAPTAPVTAAPPVGAA; translated from the coding sequence ATGTCAGAAGCCGCCGCCCGATACCGCGCCGAATGGGCCCGCAGCCACGACGACCGCGAGGCGTTCTGGCTGGATGCCGCCGCCGCCCTCGACTGGGAGTCGGCGCCGACCGTCGCGCTCGCGCAGGATGCCGGCCGGTGGTCGTGGTTCCCCGACGGGCGCCTGAACCTCAGCGTCAACGCCCTCGACCGGCACGTGGACGCCGGCCGCGGCGAGCAGACGGCGCTGATCTTCGACTCGGCCATGACCGGCACGCAGGAGCGGGTGAGCTACCGGGAGCTGCGCGAGCGCACCGCCCGGTTCGCCGGCGTGCTGCGCGCGCACGGCGTGGGCCGCGGCGACCGGGTCGTCGTCTACCTGCCGATGATCCCGGAGGCGATCGTCGCGATGCTCGCATGCGCCAGGATCGGCGCCGTGCACTCCGTCGTCTTCGGCGGCTTCGGCGCCACCGAGCTCGCCGCCCGCATCGAGGACGCCGGCGCCCGGGTCGTGGTGACGGCCTCGGGCGGGCTCGAACCGGCCCGGCCGATCGACTACGTCGCGATCGTCTCCGAGGCGCTCGAGACGGCGAAGACCGTCGACACGGTCATCGTGAAGGCCCGGCCCGGCTTCCCGCCGGCCCCGGCCGGCGAGCCGGGCGGGGCCTCCTGGGTGGACTGGGAGGCGGCCGTCGCCGGGGCCGAGCCGGCGGACCCGGTGGCCGTGGCATCCACCGACCCGCTCTACATCCTCTACACCTCCGGCACCACGGGCTCGCCGAAGGGCGTCGTGCGCGACACGGGCGGCTACGGGGCGGCCCTGGCGTGGTCGATGCGGAACATCTACGGCATCGGCGCCGGGGAGGTGTTCTGGACGGCGAGCGACGTGGGCTGGGTCGTCGGCCACTCCTACATCGTCTACGCGCCGCTGCTCGTCGGCGCGACCACCGTGCTCTACGAGGGCAAGCCCGTCGGCACGCCCGATGCCGGGGCGTTCTGGCGGGTCGTCGACGAGCACCGCGTGTCGGTCATGTTCACGGCCCCGACGGCGATCCGCGCGATCCGCCGCCTCGACCCCGAGCTCGCGCTCCTCGGCGGCCGCACCACGAGCCTCCGCGCCCTCTTCCTCGCCGGCGAACGCGCCGACCCCGAAACCCTCCGCTGGATCGAGACGGGTCTCGACGTGCCGGTCGTCGACCACTGGTGGCAGACCGAGACCGGCTGGCCGATCGCCGCGAACCCGCTCGGCCTCGGCGCCCTGCCCGCCAAGCCCGGCTCGGCGACCGTGCCGATGCCCGGGTACCGCATCGCCGTGCTCGACGCCGCCGGCCGCGAAGTGCCGGCCGGCACCGAGGGCAACATCGCGATCGAACTGCCGCTGCCGCCGGGCACCCTCACCGACATCTGGGGCGGCGGGGGCCGCTTCGCCGACGCCTACCTCAGCACCTTCCCCGGCTACTACGCGACGGGCGATTCCGGCCGGCTCGACGACGACGGATACCTCTCCGTCATGGGCCGCACCGACGACGTCATCAACGTCGCCGGGCACCGCCTCTCGACCGGCGCCCTCGAAGAGGTGCTCGCCAAGCACGACGCCGTCGCCGAATGCGCCGTCATCGGCGTGAAGGACGAGTTGAAGGGGCAGCGCGCGGTCGGCTTCGTGACGCTCACCGCGGCGGGCGCGGGCGAGCAGGTGGGCGAGGAGCTCGTGGCCCTCGTCCGCCGGCACATCGGCCCCGTCGCGGCGTTCCGCGACGTCGTGCTCGTCGAACGGCTGCCGAAAACCCGCTCGGGCAAGATCCTGCGGAAGACGCTCCGGCAGATCATGGACGGCGAGCCCTACCGGGTGCCGGCGACGATCGAGGACCCGGACGTCATCGACGCCGTGATCCAGACCCTCGGCGAGCGGATCGCGGACGCGCCGGCCGCCCCGACGGCCCCCGTGACGGCCGCCCCGCCGGTCGGGGCCGCCTGA
- a CDS encoding IclR family transcriptional regulator — protein sequence MANSSAGESVASRIVRLLETFTTERTVQTVSEIARRSGLPRTTAHRLVAELAASGLLERDAAGRVRLGLRLWELAGRGSHALRLRQIALPHMERVQARVGEHTQLAVLERGEALFLERLSSPTAGANITRIAGRLPLHASSSGLVLLANADEEVREATLAGPLTGLAQGTTTDAGRLRVQLARIRTHGYVVAPGSVEAVSTGVAVPVRDGRGRVVAALSVVLPRDAPTSGALDELRRAAAAIARDFGVQPG from the coding sequence ATGGCGAACTCCAGCGCCGGCGAATCGGTCGCCTCGCGCATCGTGCGTCTGCTCGAGACGTTCACGACCGAGCGCACGGTGCAGACGGTCTCGGAGATCGCCCGCCGCTCCGGGCTGCCGCGCACCACCGCGCATCGCCTCGTCGCCGAGCTCGCCGCGAGCGGCCTGCTGGAGCGCGACGCGGCCGGCCGGGTACGGCTCGGCCTCAGGCTCTGGGAGCTCGCCGGGCGCGGCTCGCACGCCCTCCGGCTCCGGCAGATCGCCCTGCCGCACATGGAACGGGTGCAGGCGCGCGTCGGCGAGCACACCCAGCTCGCCGTGCTCGAACGCGGCGAGGCGCTCTTCCTCGAACGCCTCTCCTCGCCCACCGCCGGCGCGAACATCACGCGCATCGCCGGCCGCCTGCCGCTGCACGCCTCCTCCTCGGGCCTCGTGCTGCTCGCCAACGCCGACGAAGAGGTCCGCGAGGCGACGCTGGCCGGGCCGCTGACCGGGCTCGCGCAGGGCACGACGACGGATGCCGGGCGGCTCCGCGTGCAGCTCGCGCGCATCCGCACCCACGGCTACGTCGTGGCGCCGGGCTCCGTCGAGGCGGTGTCGACGGGCGTCGCGGTGCCGGTGCGCGACGGGCGCGGGCGCGTCGTCGCGGCCCTCTCGGTCGTGCTGCCCCGGGATGCGCCGACGAGCGGTGCGCTCGACGAGCTGCGCCGGGCGGCGGCGGCGATCGCACGGGACTTCGGCGTGCAGCCGGGCTGA
- a CDS encoding dipeptide/oligopeptide/nickel ABC transporter permease/ATP-binding protein: MSRPTPPKTSSFAAVGGRGGARRGGAGGRLLRQPTTVLAGVWILIVVVSAVFAPALAPYDPLENTFAADAVLQGPSAEHWLGTDENGRDVLSRILYGARIALLVGVGSVLVAMLIGVPIGLLLGYRGGWWDRIGTRFVDIVDALPGMLTAFAVIAILGRGLPSLMLAIGLIFCMNFARMSRAITLAERGKLYVDAAKVSGIGEAAILFRQILPNLAGPLVIQGAILTGSAIIIESMLSFLGIGLESAVPSWGGLLGTAAAKLAVQPFLAIPPGIVIVLTVLSFNLIGDGVNDALQGEKRARVKVRKAPKRAAAATVPAVDAGPGATAASAPPASAPLLDVRRLTVSLHTAEATTPLVRDVDLAIGRGEIVGLLGESGSGKSMLARAILNLSPAGIGVSSGSILLDGRDIAGLGEKQLRDVRGVRLAAVFQDPMASLSPVHTIGTQLTEPLRVHFKLGRAEARARAAALLERVGVANAAGRLGDYPHQFSGGMAQRVAIAIAIASKPELIIADEATSALDVTTQSQVLDLLLELREEFGLSILLITHSLGVAAEACDRVAVMYAGEIVETASVEDLFDRPRHPYTAALLAANPTRDLDADRLPTIPGLVPLAGQWPEGCHFASRCPAATDDCRIAAIPMIDDVRCARVDELKLEVVR; this comes from the coding sequence GTGAGCCGCCCCACTCCCCCGAAGACCAGTTCGTTCGCGGCCGTCGGCGGCCGCGGCGGTGCACGACGCGGCGGCGCGGGCGGCCGGCTGCTGCGCCAGCCGACGACGGTGCTCGCGGGCGTGTGGATCCTCATCGTCGTCGTCTCGGCGGTGTTCGCCCCGGCGCTGGCCCCCTACGACCCGCTCGAGAACACCTTCGCCGCCGACGCCGTGCTGCAGGGCCCGAGCGCCGAGCACTGGCTCGGCACCGACGAGAACGGCCGCGACGTGCTGAGCCGCATCCTCTACGGTGCGCGGATCGCCCTGCTCGTCGGCGTCGGCTCGGTGCTCGTCGCGATGCTCATCGGCGTGCCGATCGGGCTGCTCCTCGGCTATCGGGGCGGCTGGTGGGACCGCATCGGCACCCGCTTCGTCGACATCGTCGACGCCCTGCCGGGCATGCTCACGGCCTTCGCCGTCATCGCGATCCTCGGCCGGGGGCTGCCGTCGCTCATGCTCGCCATCGGCCTCATCTTCTGCATGAACTTCGCCCGCATGTCGCGGGCGATCACCCTCGCCGAGCGCGGCAAGCTCTACGTCGACGCCGCGAAGGTCTCCGGCATCGGCGAGGCGGCGATCCTGTTCCGGCAGATCCTGCCGAACCTCGCCGGCCCCCTCGTCATCCAGGGCGCGATCCTCACCGGTTCGGCGATCATCATCGAGTCGATGCTGAGCTTCCTCGGCATCGGCCTCGAGTCGGCCGTGCCGTCATGGGGCGGCCTGCTCGGCACGGCGGCCGCCAAGCTCGCCGTGCAGCCGTTCCTCGCGATCCCGCCGGGCATCGTCATCGTGCTCACCGTGCTCTCGTTCAACCTCATCGGCGACGGCGTGAACGACGCCCTGCAGGGAGAGAAGCGCGCACGGGTGAAGGTGCGGAAGGCGCCGAAGCGCGCCGCCGCGGCGACGGTGCCCGCGGTGGATGCCGGACCGGGCGCCACTGCGGCATCCGCACCCCCGGCATCCGCACCCCTGCTCGACGTGCGCCGGCTGACCGTCAGCCTGCACACGGCCGAGGCGACGACGCCCCTCGTCCGCGACGTCGATCTCGCCATCGGCCGCGGCGAGATCGTGGGCCTGCTCGGCGAGTCCGGCTCGGGCAAGTCGATGCTCGCCCGCGCGATCCTGAACCTGTCGCCCGCGGGCATCGGTGTGAGCTCGGGCAGCATCCTGCTCGACGGCCGCGACATCGCCGGGCTCGGCGAGAAGCAGCTGCGGGATGTGCGGGGCGTGCGCCTGGCCGCGGTGTTCCAGGACCCGATGGCCTCCCTCTCCCCCGTGCACACCATCGGGACGCAGCTGACCGAACCGCTGCGGGTGCACTTCAAGCTCGGCCGCGCGGAGGCGCGGGCGCGGGCAGCGGCCCTCCTCGAACGCGTCGGCGTCGCCAACGCGGCCGGCCGCCTCGGCGACTACCCGCACCAGTTCTCGGGCGGCATGGCGCAGCGCGTCGCGATCGCCATCGCGATCGCCTCCAAGCCCGAGCTCATCATCGCCGACGAGGCGACGAGCGCCCTCGACGTGACCACGCAGTCGCAGGTGCTCGACCTGCTGCTGGAGCTCCGCGAGGAGTTCGGCCTGAGCATCCTGCTCATCACCCACAGCCTCGGGGTCGCCGCCGAGGCCTGCGACCGCGTCGCCGTCATGTACGCCGGCGAGATCGTCGAAACGGCGAGCGTGGAAGACCTCTTCGACCGTCCGCGGCATCCGTACACGGCGGCGCTGCTCGCCGCGAACCCGACCCGCGACCTGGATGCCGACCGCCTGCCGACGATCCCGGGTCTCGTGCCGCTCGCCGGCCAGTGGCCGGAAGGCTGCCACTTCGCGAGCCGCTGCCCCGCCGCGACCGACGACTGCCGCATCGCGGCGATCCCGATGATCGACGATGTGCGATGCGCGCGCGTCGACGAACTGAAGCTGGAGGTGGTGCGATGA
- a CDS encoding 4-hydroxybenzoate 3-monooxygenase — MPHRTRVAIIGAGPAGLLLAHLLDRRGIDSIVIDSRTREEIETTIRAGILEQGTVEVLAGTGASTRVLEAGHRHDGIELAFAGERHRIDFADAVGRGVWLYPQHEVLKDLIAARLAAGQDLRFGVEALAVENADGDRPRVIARDADGEPVEIEAEFVVGADGSRSVARTAVTGSQTGGYFREYPFAWFGILCEAPPSAEELIYSNSPNGFALISQRSPSVQRMYFQCDPDVDPAAYSETELWDTLQSRVPGELAEGPIFQRDVLRFRSFVAHELRRGRVALVGDAAHTVPPTGAKGMNLAVADVVLLGEAIPALLGGDDRLIDAYPETALQRIWKAQHFSWWMTSMLHRAPDASDFDDLRQLGELRSVTGSRAGRTYLAEAYTGWPLAGADAVLG, encoded by the coding sequence ATGCCCCACCGCACCCGCGTCGCCATCATCGGAGCCGGCCCGGCCGGCCTGCTGCTCGCACACCTGCTCGACCGCCGCGGCATCGACTCGATCGTCATCGACAGCCGCACCCGCGAGGAGATCGAGACCACGATCCGCGCCGGCATCCTCGAACAGGGCACCGTCGAAGTGCTCGCCGGCACCGGCGCATCCACCCGCGTGCTCGAAGCCGGGCATCGCCACGACGGCATCGAACTCGCCTTCGCCGGGGAACGGCACCGCATCGACTTCGCCGACGCCGTCGGCCGCGGCGTCTGGCTCTACCCGCAGCACGAGGTGCTGAAGGACCTCATCGCCGCACGCCTCGCCGCCGGGCAGGACCTCCGCTTCGGCGTCGAAGCGCTCGCCGTCGAGAACGCCGACGGCGACCGCCCGCGCGTCATCGCCCGCGACGCGGACGGCGAGCCCGTCGAGATCGAGGCGGAGTTCGTCGTCGGCGCCGACGGATCCCGCAGCGTCGCCCGCACCGCCGTCACCGGCTCGCAGACCGGCGGATACTTCCGCGAGTACCCCTTCGCCTGGTTCGGGATCCTCTGCGAGGCGCCGCCGAGCGCGGAGGAGCTCATCTACTCGAACTCGCCGAACGGCTTCGCCCTCATCAGCCAGCGGAGCCCCTCGGTGCAGCGGATGTACTTCCAGTGCGACCCAGACGTCGACCCCGCCGCATACTCCGAAACCGAACTGTGGGACACCCTGCAGTCGCGCGTGCCCGGCGAACTCGCCGAAGGCCCCATCTTCCAGCGCGACGTGCTGCGCTTCCGCAGCTTCGTCGCCCACGAACTCCGACGCGGCCGCGTCGCCCTCGTCGGCGACGCCGCCCACACCGTGCCGCCCACCGGGGCGAAGGGCATGAACCTCGCCGTCGCCGACGTCGTCCTCCTCGGCGAAGCCATCCCCGCCCTCCTCGGCGGCGACGACCGCCTCATCGACGCCTACCCCGAAACCGCCCTGCAGCGCATCTGGAAGGCGCAGCACTTCTCGTGGTGGATGACGAGCATGCTGCACCGCGCCCCCGACGCGAGCGACTTCGACGACCTCCGACAGCTCGGCGAGCTCCGCAGCGTCACCGGCTCCCGCGCCGGCCGCACCTACCTCGCGGAGGCGTACACGGGCTGGCCGCTCGCGGGGGCGGATGCGGTGCTCGGATAG
- a CDS encoding helix-turn-helix transcriptional regulator: protein MYSAPSIEATTGPGAEGRRIQLADALDELARRTRFPVVFGGFARGGRVEITELIGNRRDTLRGLVVRAGSGLGGRALQESRPRFTADYRTSRVITHDYDRPVLAEGITTLFAVPVVVGAETRAVLYGGLREAASIGGVSVDPAVSVAARFGSTLGAGPDAEIDAGPGTAELPAPHREELRELYAEIRSIAAGVADPVARARLAAVEARLGRVAGGDDEAGGGLGAAPGIDPGLTPRELDVLSLAALGSRNAAIGQALGITEATVKGYMHAAMQKLGAAGRHEAVVIARRRRLLP from the coding sequence ATGTACTCAGCGCCGAGTATCGAAGCGACGACCGGCCCCGGGGCCGAGGGGCGGCGGATCCAACTGGCCGACGCCCTGGACGAACTCGCCCGCCGCACCCGGTTCCCCGTCGTCTTCGGCGGGTTCGCCCGGGGCGGCCGCGTGGAGATCACCGAGCTCATCGGGAACCGGCGCGATACGCTGCGGGGCCTCGTCGTGCGGGCCGGCTCCGGCCTCGGCGGCCGCGCCCTGCAGGAGTCCAGGCCGCGCTTCACCGCCGACTATCGCACCTCGCGGGTCATCACCCACGACTACGACCGGCCGGTGCTCGCCGAGGGCATCACGACCCTCTTCGCCGTGCCCGTCGTCGTCGGCGCCGAGACCCGGGCGGTGCTCTACGGGGGGCTGCGCGAGGCGGCATCCATCGGCGGGGTCTCGGTCGACCCGGCCGTCTCGGTCGCCGCACGTTTCGGCTCGACGCTCGGCGCCGGCCCCGACGCCGAAATCGACGCGGGCCCGGGCACGGCAGAGCTTCCGGCCCCGCACCGCGAGGAACTGCGGGAGCTGTACGCCGAGATCCGGAGCATCGCCGCGGGCGTGGCCGACCCGGTCGCCCGCGCCCGTCTCGCCGCCGTCGAAGCCCGTCTGGGCCGCGTCGCCGGCGGCGACGACGAGGCAGGGGGAGGACTCGGGGCCGCGCCCGGCATCGACCCGGGCCTCACGCCCCGCGAACTCGACGTGCTGAGCCTGGCCGCCCTCGGCAGTCGGAACGCCGCTATCGGGCAGGCGCTCGGCATCACCGAGGCGACCGTGAAGGGCTACATGCACGCGGCCATGCAGAAGCTCGGCGCCGCGGGCCGCCACGAGGCCGTCGTCATCGCCCGCCGTCGCCGGCTGCTGCCGTGA
- a CDS encoding ATP-binding cassette domain-containing protein — MSAPLIAAADAGTAASAASAAPLLRVDDLAVSYGATGLFGRAAARVVEGVGFDIGAGETLGLVGESGSGKSTTGRAILRLLPVAAGTISFEGTDLAGFGRRTPLSYRRGVQAVFQDPSMSLNPRKTVSYSLTAALAKHGIGDRREREDLAREAFEQVGLQRAHLARFPSELSGGQQQRVAIARALVLRPKLVVCDEAVSALDLSTQSQIINLLMDLQQQTGMSYLFIAHDLGIVRHISDRIAVMQRGRLVELADADELFTAPQHPYTRRLLAATPADHPAGREERRRARLADAARERTDERSRA, encoded by the coding sequence ATGAGCGCGCCCCTGATCGCCGCTGCGGATGCCGGCACCGCTGCGTCCGCGGCATCCGCCGCCCCGCTGCTCCGAGTCGACGACCTCGCCGTCTCGTACGGGGCCACGGGCCTCTTCGGGCGCGCCGCCGCCCGCGTGGTGGAAGGCGTCGGCTTCGACATCGGTGCCGGCGAGACCCTCGGCCTCGTCGGCGAATCGGGATCGGGCAAGTCGACCACCGGTCGCGCGATCCTCCGGCTGCTGCCGGTGGCCGCCGGCACGATCTCCTTCGAGGGCACCGATCTGGCAGGCTTCGGCCGACGCACCCCGCTGTCGTACCGACGCGGCGTGCAGGCCGTGTTCCAGGATCCGTCGATGTCGCTGAACCCGCGCAAGACGGTCTCGTACAGCCTGACCGCCGCCCTCGCCAAGCACGGCATCGGCGACCGGCGCGAACGCGAAGACCTCGCCCGGGAGGCCTTCGAGCAGGTCGGCCTGCAGCGGGCCCACCTCGCCCGGTTCCCCTCGGAGCTGTCGGGCGGCCAGCAGCAGCGCGTCGCGATCGCCCGCGCCCTCGTGCTCCGGCCCAAGCTCGTCGTCTGCGACGAAGCGGTCAGCGCCCTCGACCTGTCCACGCAGAGCCAGATCATCAACCTGCTCATGGACCTCCAGCAGCAGACCGGCATGAGCTACCTCTTCATCGCCCACGACCTCGGCATCGTCCGCCACATCTCCGACCGCATCGCCGTCATGCAGCGCGGCCGCCTCGTCGAGCTCGCCGACGCCGACGAACTCTTCACCGCACCGCAGCACCCGTACACGCGGCGGCTGCTCGCCGCGACCCCCGCCGACCACCCGGCCGGGCGCGAAGAGCGCCGCCGGGCGCGGCTCGCGGATGCGGCGAGGGAGCGCACCGACGAGCGGTCTCGCGCGTGA